The Patagioenas fasciata isolate bPatFas1 chromosome 3, bPatFas1.hap1, whole genome shotgun sequence genome contains a region encoding:
- the FBXO28 gene encoding F-box only protein 28 isoform X2 yields MAAPEERLLSDGEGGALGSARLSPPPVSEPPEALAPLEPPPQSNTLMGLPIVAIESILSFLSYDETSQLRLVCKRMDLVCQRMLNQGFLKVERYHNLCQKQVKAQLPRRESERRNHSLARHADILAAVETRLSLLNMTFMKYVDSNLCCFIPGKVIDEIYRVLRYVNSTRAPQRAHEVLQELRDISSMAMEYFDEKIVPILKRKMPGSDVSGRLIGTAPVPGPSAALTTMQLFSKQNPSRQEVTKLQQQVKANGTGLTALKREISELRIKVQEQQKQLQDQDQKLLEQTQIIGEQNARLAELERKLREVMESTVGNSSGSGSNEQSPRKRRKAVESTDCPRKSKRLRNRK; encoded by the exons ATGGCGGCGCCGGAGGAGCGGCTCCTGTCGGACGGGGAAGGCGGCGCCCTGGGCTCGGCGCGGCTCTCCCCGCCTCCGGTCTCGGAGCCTCCCGAGGCTCTGGCGCCCTTGGAGCCGCCGCCTCAGAGCAACACGCTCATGGGGCTGCCCATCGTGGCGATTGAGAGCATCCTCAGCTTCCTGTCCTACGATGAGACGAGCCAGCTCCGCCTG GTTTGTAAGCGAATGGACTTGGTTTGCCAGCGAATGTTAAATCAGGGATTTCTGAAAGTGGAAAGATACCACAACTTGTGTCAAAAGCAAGTTAAAGCTCAGCTCCCAAG ACGGGAGTCAGAAAGAAGAAACCATTCATTAGCTCGTCATGCAGACATCCTTGCTGCTGTGGAAACGAGACTCTCTCTGTTAAATATGACTTTCATGAAGTATGTGGATTCTAATCTCTGTTGCTTCATACCTGGAAAG GTAATAGATGAAATTTATCGTGTGCTAAGGTATGTAAACTCTACAAGAGCTCCTCAGAGAGCTCATGAAGTTCTTCAAGAACTAAGGGACATTTCCTCCATGGCTATGGAATATTTTGATGAGAAGATTGTTCCAATACTGAAAAGAAAGATGCCTGGGTCAGATGTATCGGGACGTCTGATAGGAACTGCCCCAG TTCCAGGGCCTTCTGCAGCACTGACAACAATGCAGCTGTTCTCCAAGCAGAACCCTTCGAGACAGGAGGTTACCAAACTCCAGCAGCAAGTAAAAGCGAATGGCACGGGCTTGACGGCGCTAAAGCGGGAAATCTCAGAGCTTCGCATCAAAgtgcaagagcaacagaaacaaCTCCAAGATCAAGACCAGAAACTGCTAGAGCAAACCCAAATCATAGGTGAACAGAACGCCCGGTTGGCTGAGCTTGAACGCAAGCTGCGAGAGGTGATGGAGAGTACAGTAGGAAATTCGTCAGGTTCTGGCTCAAATGAACAATCTCCTAGAAAACGGAGGAAGGCAGTTGAATCCACAGACTGTCCTAGGAAATCTAAACGCCTTCGAAACAGAAAATAA
- the FBXO28 gene encoding F-box only protein 28 isoform X1 gives MAAPEERLLSDGEGGALGSARLSPPPVSEPPEALAPLEPPPQSNTLMGLPIVAIESILSFLSYDETSQLRLVCKRMDLVCQRMLNQGFLKVERYHNLCQKQVKAQLPRRESERRNHSLARHADILAAVETRLSLLNMTFMKYVDSNLCCFIPGKVIDEIYRVLRYVNSTRAPQRAHEVLQELRDISSMAMEYFDEKIVPILKRKMPGSDVSGRLIGTAPVLRKSDSKEAWKRITFLLKIPGPSAALTTMQLFSKQNPSRQEVTKLQQQVKANGTGLTALKREISELRIKVQEQQKQLQDQDQKLLEQTQIIGEQNARLAELERKLREVMESTVGNSSGSGSNEQSPRKRRKAVESTDCPRKSKRLRNRK, from the exons ATGGCGGCGCCGGAGGAGCGGCTCCTGTCGGACGGGGAAGGCGGCGCCCTGGGCTCGGCGCGGCTCTCCCCGCCTCCGGTCTCGGAGCCTCCCGAGGCTCTGGCGCCCTTGGAGCCGCCGCCTCAGAGCAACACGCTCATGGGGCTGCCCATCGTGGCGATTGAGAGCATCCTCAGCTTCCTGTCCTACGATGAGACGAGCCAGCTCCGCCTG GTTTGTAAGCGAATGGACTTGGTTTGCCAGCGAATGTTAAATCAGGGATTTCTGAAAGTGGAAAGATACCACAACTTGTGTCAAAAGCAAGTTAAAGCTCAGCTCCCAAG ACGGGAGTCAGAAAGAAGAAACCATTCATTAGCTCGTCATGCAGACATCCTTGCTGCTGTGGAAACGAGACTCTCTCTGTTAAATATGACTTTCATGAAGTATGTGGATTCTAATCTCTGTTGCTTCATACCTGGAAAG GTAATAGATGAAATTTATCGTGTGCTAAGGTATGTAAACTCTACAAGAGCTCCTCAGAGAGCTCATGAAGTTCTTCAAGAACTAAGGGACATTTCCTCCATGGCTATGGAATATTTTGATGAGAAGATTGTTCCAATACTGAAAAGAAAGATGCCTGGGTCAGATGTATCGGGACGTCTGATAGGAACTGCCCCAG TACTTAGGAAGAGTGATTCTAAAGAAGCATGGAAAAGAATTACGTTTCTTCTAAAAA TTCCAGGGCCTTCTGCAGCACTGACAACAATGCAGCTGTTCTCCAAGCAGAACCCTTCGAGACAGGAGGTTACCAAACTCCAGCAGCAAGTAAAAGCGAATGGCACGGGCTTGACGGCGCTAAAGCGGGAAATCTCAGAGCTTCGCATCAAAgtgcaagagcaacagaaacaaCTCCAAGATCAAGACCAGAAACTGCTAGAGCAAACCCAAATCATAGGTGAACAGAACGCCCGGTTGGCTGAGCTTGAACGCAAGCTGCGAGAGGTGATGGAGAGTACAGTAGGAAATTCGTCAGGTTCTGGCTCAAATGAACAATCTCCTAGAAAACGGAGGAAGGCAGTTGAATCCACAGACTGTCCTAGGAAATCTAAACGCCTTCGAAACAGAAAATAA
- the DEGS1 gene encoding sphingolipid delta(4)-desaturase DES1, with product MGNTVAREDFEWVYTDQPHADRRKEILAKHPEIKALMKPDYNLIWVVVLMVLAQLTAFYLVKDLDWKWVIFWAYVFGSCISHSMTLAIHEISHNSAFGNSKAMWNRWFGIFANLPLGLPYSISFKRYHMDHHRYLGGDGIDVDIPTNFEGWFFCTRFRKFIWIVLQPLFYAIRPLCINPKPITRLEIINLLAQLSFDVVIYYLWGVKSIFYMLAGSILGLGLHPISGHFIAEHYMFLKGHETYSYYGPLNLLTFNVGYHNEHHDFPNIPGKSLPLVKKIAAEYYDNLPQYNSWIKVLYDFVMDDTISPYSRMKRQLKGEVKQD from the exons ATGGGTAACACCGTCGCCAGAGAGGATTTCGAGTGGGTCTACACGGACCAGCCTCACGCCGACCGCCGCAAGGAGATCCTGG CTAAGCATCCAGAGATAAAAGCCTTGATGAAGCCAGACTACAACTTGATCTGGGTGGTTGTGCTGATGGTTCTTGCACAGTTGACTGCCTTCTATCTGGTTAAAGACTTGGACTGGAAATGGGTCATCTTCTGGGCTTATGTCTTTGGGAGCTGTATTAGCCACTCCATGACTCTGGCTATTCATGAGATCTCTCACAATAGTGCCTTTGGCAACAGCAAAGCCATGTGGAATCGGTGGTTTGGAATATTTGCCAACCTCCCTCTTGGTCTCCCATACTCCATATCCTTCAAGAGATACCACATGGATCACCATCGTTACTtaggaggtgatggaattgatgTGGACATTCCGACCAACTTTGAAGGCTGGTTTTTCTGCACTCGTTTTAGGAAGTTCATATGGATTGTTCTTCAGCCCCTTTTCTATGCGATTAGACCTCTCTGCATCAATCCCAAACCCATTACTCGACTTGAAATAATCAATTTGTTGGCTCAGCTCTCCTTTGATGTGGTGATATATTATTTATGGGGAGTCAAATCCATCTTTTACATGCTTGCTGGTTCCATACTTGGACTTGGGTTGCACCCAATTTCAGGACACTTCATAGCTGAACATTACATGTTTTTAAAAGGACACGAGACTTATTCCTACTATGGGCCACTTAATTTGCTCACTTTTAATGTTGGTTATCACAATGAACATCATGACTTCCCCAATATTCCTGGCAAGAGCCTTCCACTG GTGAAGAAAATAGCAGCTGAATACTATGACAACCTGCCACAATATAACTCTTGGATAAAAGTACTGTATGACTTCGTGATGGATGACACAATCAGCCCATATTCACGCATGAAAAGGCAATTAAAGGGTGAAGTGAAGCAAGATTAA
- the FBXO28 gene encoding F-box only protein 28 isoform X3 → MAAPEERLLSDGEGGALGSARLSPPPVSEPPEALAPLEPPPQSNTLMGLPIVAIESILSFLSYDETSQLRLVCKRMDLVCQRMLNQGFLKVERYHNLCQKQVKAQLPRRESERRNHSLARHADILAAVETRLSLLNMTFMKYVDSNLCCFIPGKVIDEIYRVLRYVNSTRAPQRAHEVLQELRDISSMAMEYFDEKIVPILKRKMPGSDVSGRLIGTAPVLRKSDSKEAWKRITFLLKTKGGRLIYR, encoded by the exons ATGGCGGCGCCGGAGGAGCGGCTCCTGTCGGACGGGGAAGGCGGCGCCCTGGGCTCGGCGCGGCTCTCCCCGCCTCCGGTCTCGGAGCCTCCCGAGGCTCTGGCGCCCTTGGAGCCGCCGCCTCAGAGCAACACGCTCATGGGGCTGCCCATCGTGGCGATTGAGAGCATCCTCAGCTTCCTGTCCTACGATGAGACGAGCCAGCTCCGCCTG GTTTGTAAGCGAATGGACTTGGTTTGCCAGCGAATGTTAAATCAGGGATTTCTGAAAGTGGAAAGATACCACAACTTGTGTCAAAAGCAAGTTAAAGCTCAGCTCCCAAG ACGGGAGTCAGAAAGAAGAAACCATTCATTAGCTCGTCATGCAGACATCCTTGCTGCTGTGGAAACGAGACTCTCTCTGTTAAATATGACTTTCATGAAGTATGTGGATTCTAATCTCTGTTGCTTCATACCTGGAAAG GTAATAGATGAAATTTATCGTGTGCTAAGGTATGTAAACTCTACAAGAGCTCCTCAGAGAGCTCATGAAGTTCTTCAAGAACTAAGGGACATTTCCTCCATGGCTATGGAATATTTTGATGAGAAGATTGTTCCAATACTGAAAAGAAAGATGCCTGGGTCAGATGTATCGGGACGTCTGATAGGAACTGCCCCAG TACTTAGGAAGAGTGATTCTAAAGAAGCATGGAAAAGAATTACGTTTCTTCTAAAAA CAAAAGGAGGAAGGCTTATATACAGATAA